The Danaus plexippus chromosome 12, MEX_DaPlex, whole genome shotgun sequence DNA window CCCATTCCTCCCCTCTCCCTTTTCCCATCCcttcctctccctcttccacaatcaaggtcggcaacgcatcGCAACATCTCCTATGGACGTCCATGGACGACAGtaactactgcccatcaaggaGGCCGATTGCTCGTTTGCCaattttaccatataaaaacaattacccTATGAGCGGCTCCTAACTGATGTGGTGGGTGTGGTGGTGGGTGGGGCTCGTTCTCTCTCGAGGCCTCCCCGAGTAAGTAAGAGCGAAGCCCTAGCAGGCCGGCAGCGCAGCCGCACCACGCACGTAGACCGGCCTTCAACCACGTCCTGGTATGAGACTGTTCCAGCAAAGCCGGTAGGATAACCtgcgaaaatataattaattatactaatGATAATAGTTACTTTAATAGCCATACGACCTTCCGAGTCAATGACCATTATTTTTGCTATAGTTAAgccattttaaatacatactaaaagatatatatatatttaaatatttatattgttaaagcTTATACATGAAttggtaatatatttatatttcatagtatTTCATTTCATGCATTTCTCTGAATTGCTGTTGTTTTATCATGTGTAACTGTCAGAAGGAAATCTTTATAAGCGATAAGGCCGCCtcaaatttcataattttaatcatgttagattattacttttcttttctagtGTGCAATTATACCGATCTTATCAATATGAAAGTTTATGAGTATCTTACATGTTTATCTTaagtaaatactatttaaatttcaacgaAACTTAGATCTTCCTTAGACATGTTctcgttaataaaatattggtcACTGAAAAAGTTCGTTTATGAAACATTGCATGAcagttgtttttttgtatgaagtcaCTTATCACAGACAATAGATGGCGCCAGTTgattagtaaattatatttaagtatacattattaatttctcttcGAACAAAAGTAAGAATTATATGCACATTAAGTTGGGTgcataaactattataattcatataccGCACCTGTAGCAACAGAAGCTCCAAACTGAGTTCATTGACCGGCGCATCGGTGTGCACAGCGACCGCGTAAGGCAGGAAGCCGGGTAgaacgtattttattacacgtATTGGAAGCCATAGCATGAATAGTACGGCCGTGCCGAAAACCATAGCGGACACAACGAGACGGCGTATGTGAGACCACACCGAGAGATGAATCATTTCctggaaatagaaaaaaataattatacctatatttatgtaaagtttCTATAAAAACTAACAGTACAGTTATGGCACTGcttaatactttaatacagttttcatttcaaactATACACAGAGTATTCCTAGTTTTACATTCATAGACCTGAGTCAATACTATTGtaagagaaaattattaatgaacaaCTGTTAACACTCTGTAGGAAGTGTTAcaatgttaatttgtaatgaaGCTACTGGTTTGAGTAGACATCTCTTGTCTTggagacaaatatataaaataatcaagttTTATAACtgaccaaattttttatttcaaattttgttattacttaAGACATGATATAGTTTATTTCTGGCAAAATTTCTAAAGGTTATGACACTGAAAGAAAATCTGAAATTAAGTTCCATCAAACTGCATTATCATCTTATAAAAGGATCATCGAAATCTGTTCAGCAATTCTAAGATTATGTGGAACAAGAGAGCAAATGTCTCCATAGAAACTACAATATGACTAcactcaaaaaaatattgtatacacatttttaatatcagttaTTACAGTTATAAAGCAACATcccgtttattatattaattaagttaaggaaaatcttattaacatattgatCATATGTCGATATAGTGCAAAGTACAAGGTcgatatacaaattaaaaataatttttctctaaatattcacattaaaTACTTGGCAAAAATATGCcaagttaattattttccaaTATGTTGAATACTCTctctatgaatatttatgacaactatgtttaacataaattgtaaaatgtcaccgtagttatttttttagaatgcattatattaagtaatgttaaataaaagaattattttgcCAATAACAAGCTCACCCATTTGACTTGTTAATAAGCCAAGTAGCATTGAAAGTTACGGAACATTAAGAATCGatatataattacagtaaaattactgcatttaaaaaataattttatagtaacagtaaaaataataaaaaattatggtaAATAGTAACAATTgcttataattacttatacaGTATGTAGACGGTGAATGTAAAGGAAACTCACCTGCACGGGACTGAAATCGGGATCATTAAGATTTTTCAAAAACCATAAAACACCGGGTCTTAACACTTCTCTTAATAATAGGATAAAGGAAGCAAAGTAGTACACATAGACCATTCCAACAAGCCAATGGATGAACATTAAAGTCCATGGCGCAGCCTGAAGACTGGACTCTCTATCCTTGAGTGTTGCATCAAACATTGACAAAGAACACAAATCCAGCCACCATCCACACACAAGTGGTATAACACCAATctgaaacattattataagttatttaagaatatttatcaaGTGGACTTTAAATaggtaaacaaaattttaaacctaCTTCTACAACAGATAATAATGCCACTTTCACTACCACATAGCAAAATCCTAATGCTTTTTTTGCACTTCTCAGTCTAAGCAGAGATGCCATACCATGTAGCACTGCAAGTATGGCTCCTACAATCACATATCCCGCCAATGCTGTTAACAAGCCAGCAAAAGGTCCTTCTGCAGCTAAGCCAGCCATGGCTGCCCCCAATTTGCCTATGTGGTATGGGCAAAAggcaaacaaacaataaacaatgTGTTTAATGACACCACCCAAAATACATGTTCCAGGAAAACCATAGACCCATCTAGACCGAGCAGTCGAGCCCATGTCAGTTCCTCTGCCGCTGCTCGATCCCATTCCATGGGATTCCAATTTGCTACATCACCCACTAAAGGGTCATCACCAGCCTCGGGATTTGGCTCTTCTCTTGCCACACCATCATCACCCGCCCCTTCATTTACGTGGTCATTGTTATTATCTTCTAAAAGGATTTCATCTACTGCAAGAGGAGGTAAATTTTCCCGTTCCATCCAATCAGGGCCACCCCCATGCATTATCTGTTCTCTTAACCACACCAACCCAACAAAAGCAAATAAGGTGCATGTTACAACAAAACATCCAGAGAAAACATCTTTGGCCAGGTTCTCAGCTGATACAATATCAAATGGTAATGAAATTACGGGGTCTAAGGACCCTGAAAATAAACAGCGGTATGTTCGACATGCTGTTAAAGGTACTATACCAAGCCAGGCGAGTGCTACAAGGGTGTAGTGTAACCAGTCTTTAACAGCAGATGCAACTGAGGTCACAAGCCCGCCAACAACATCCTTTATAGGCAATCTTCGCGGCATATCCGGCGAGTATATCGGCATAA harbors:
- the LOC116772312 gene encoding LOW QUALITY PROTEIN: E3 ubiquitin-protein ligase MARCHF6 (The sequence of the model RefSeq protein was modified relative to this genomic sequence to represent the inferred CDS: inserted 1 base in 1 codon); this translates as MMDSDSSGADFCRFCRSEASSDRPLFHPCICTGSIKWIHQECLVQWMRYSRKEICELCGHRFSFMPIYSPDMPRRLPIKDVVGGLVTSVASAVKDWLHYTLVALAWLGIVPLTACRTYRCLFSGSLDPVISLPFDIVSAENLAKDVFSGCFVVTCTLFAFVGLVWLREQIMHGGGPDWMERENLPPLAVDEILLEDNNNDHVNEGAGDDGVAREEPNPEAGDDPLVGDVANWNPMEWDRAAAEELTWARLLGLDGSMVFLEHVFWVVSLNTLFIVXFAFCPYHIGKLGAAMAGLAAEGPFAGLLTALAGYVIVGAILAVLHGMASLLRLRSAKKALGFCYVVVKVALLSVVEIGVIPLVCGWWLDLCSLSMFDATLKDRESSLQAAPWTLMFIHWLVGMVYVYYFASFILLLREVLRPGVLWFLKNLNDPDFSPVQEMIHLSVWSHIRRLVVSAMVFGTAVLFMLWLPIRVIKYVLPGFLPYAVAVHTDAPVNELSLELLLLQVILPALLEQSHTRTWLKAGLRAWCGCAAGLLGLRSYLLGEASRENEPHPPPHPPHQLGAAHRALIWRDGPAGFEPYVRVSWFPLRLGALLALVSVSLVLASALTLVIPVAIGRKVMTIWLPKASEGVHELYTAACGMYVCWAVGRGGALAAGWARGGRAALLARAALWTRRAARAALAALALLGLVPLMFGLLLELVLVIPLRVPLEQSPVLFVWQDWALGVLYTKIVCALTMMGPDWSMRRAIEKAYRDGIREMDLQFILRSVAAPLVRWLGLALAVPYVLAHSVAPLVLSAHAQRNLLVRRVYPALLLIALLAALALFQIRQFTKLYEHIKNDKYLVGQRLVNYDHRRHKHTVTSN